Genomic DNA from Bacteroides zhangwenhongii:
CCGGAAGCCCACACAAAGCGAAGCGTTCAGGATAATTCTTCAGGTTGATCTGCTCCATAGCTTCACCGGCAGTCTTGTCAAGCTTCAACTCCATCACATAAAGTGTGGTTTTCGTACGAAGCACCACATCCACTCGACCACGAGGGGTACGGACTTCAACATCCACAAAAGAACCCAATAAGCTGAAAATAATGTAGAACATCTGCTGATAGTGACCTTCATACCTCGTATTGTCACAATAAGGAATGGTGGACAAGAAAGTCTGCAGCCGACGCAACGCAGAATCCATATCATCATTACGGATATCACGCGAAAGATAAGCCACCATGGTATTCGTTTTCTCAGTAGGTGTAGACACATAATAAGGCAACAGACTCCTCATCAAGCCGACCCTAACTTCTTTGTTAGGAATATCCAATGTGTACAGTCCCAACTCGCTATCATAACCCTTGATGGTGATATAACCGCTCTGATATAACAATGGAGTAATACTGGACATCGTCTCCGTCGGTGCGTCAAAATCCTCCACAGCTGCTGTTTTTCCTCCGACTTCCGAAGGTTCAACACCAAACTTCTCCAACATCTTTATCAAGTACGTAGGAGTACCGCTACCGAACCAATAAGAACCAAACTTACCATCCGCAAAAGCATTCAACAGACTGAAAGGATTATAGATATCGGGAGACGGATAGGTAAAATGATAACCGTCATAATTCTCCTTCAACTTCAACAAGACCTCTTCAGAGGAAATATTCAATTTCGCGGCCAATCTCTCCATATCCTCTTTCATCTGCGTTAGCATTTCATCCTCCGTTATTCCGCAAATTGCAGCGTATGGCTCATCCATGCTGATATTCTTGATATTATTCAACTCGCTAAAGATACTCAACTGAGAGAACTTGGTGATACCAGTCAGAAACACATACTTCAGATAAGGATCACAAGCCTTCAAAGGACTATAGAAGTTACGCATGATATTACGTAATACGCCTAGATTTTCCTTTTCATGTACCACATCAAGCAAAGGAGCGTCATATTCGTCTATAAGAACTACGACTTGTCGGCCCGTCTGCTCATAAGCGCGCTTGATCAACCCCATCAAACGTTGATTAGGATTAATCTCCTCCTCTCCCTTTCCATAAACACTTTCATGCTCTGAAAGTTTCAGATTCAGCTCTTGCAACAATTGTTCCTTATCCACATGCTTGGCCGTACTCATATCGAAATGAAGAACCGGATACTCTATCCACTCTTTCTCCAACCTCTCCATAGCCAACCCTTGAAACAGATCCTTACGACCAGAGAAATAACTATGCAAAGTAGAAGTAAGCAAGGACTTACCAAAACGGCGAGGACGACTCAGAAACACATAGCTAGATGCAGAATGTGTCATCTGATAGATATACTCCGTTTTATCTATATAGAGGTAATTACCCTCACGAATCTTAGAAAAAGTCTGTATCCCTATAGGGTATAATCTTTGCAAAGTTTCCATATCAATATCTATATTTTCTTTAGAGCCACTATTATTTTTCAATCATCCAGTCTCCTATCGTACAACGTTCACTATCAAAGTTTATCGCCACTTTCACGACCGGAAGCCCACACAAAGCGAAGCGTTCAGGATAATTCTTCAGATTGATCTGTTCCATAGCTTCACCGGCAGTCTTATCAAGTTTCAACTCCATCACATAGAGGGTGGTTTTCGTACGAAGCACCACATCCACACGACCACGGGGAGTACGGACCTCAACATCTATATAGTAATTCAGCAGACTGAATATGACGTAAAAAAGTTGCTGGTAATGCCCCTCATATTTAGTATTGTCACAATAAGGAACGGTAGACAAAAAAGTCTGCAAACGACGCAAGGCAGAATCCATATCACCGTTCTGAATATCATAAAAAAGATAGGCAACCATAGTGGTGGCTTCCGGGGTCTCATTGCCCACATAGTTAGGAAGAAGGCTTTCCATAAGACCCAGACGAACTTCTTTGTTAGGAATATCAAGCGTATAAAGGTCCAGAATCTTATTATAATCCTTTATGGTGATATAACCGCTCTGATATAGCAAAGGAGCGATATTCGTCATGGTCTCGGTAGGAGCATCAAAAATGGAAGCTTTCGCTTGTTTGGGACCGATCTCTGAAGGATTTACACCAAATTCGTCCAACATCTTTATCAAGTATGTAGGAGTGCCGCTACCGAACCAGTAGGAACCAAACTTACCATCCGCGAAAGCATTCAACAGACTGAACGGATTATAGATGTCGGGAGACGGATAAGTAAAATGATAACCGTCATAATTCTCCTTCAACTTCAGCAAGACCTCTTCAGGAGAAATATTCAATTTCGCGGCCAACATCCCTATATCCTCTTTCATCTGCGTTAGCATTTCATCCTCCGTTATTCCGCAAATTGCAGCGTATGGCTCATCCATGCTGATATTCTTGATATTATTCAATTCGCTAAAGATACTCAACTGAGAGAACTTGGTGATACCCGTCAGAAACACATACTTCAAATAAGGATCACAAGCTTTCAAAGGACTATAGAAGTTACGCATGATATTACGTAATATACCTAGATTTTCCTTTTCATGCACCACATCAAGCAAAGGAGCATCATATTCATCTATAAGAACTACAACTTTTTTTCCTGTCTTTTCATAAGCACACTTGATAAGACGGGTTAATCGTAGATTAGCATCACCGGCAGTTGGATCGAGGCCGAAGGTACGCTCATAGTCTGAAAGCATAAAGTCAAGCAAACGTTCCAAACGCTCCTTATCCACATGCTTCGCCATACTCATATCGAAATGGAGCACCGGATACTCTATCCAATCCTTCTCCAACCTCTCCATAGCCAACCCTTGGAACAGATCCTTACGACCAGAGAAATAACTATGCAAAGTAGAAGTAAGCAAAGACTTACCAAAACGACGAGGACGACTCAGAAACACATATTTCGCAAAATGAGTCATGCGATAAACGTATTCCGTCTTATCGATATAAAGGTAATTCTTCTCACGAATTTCAGAAAAAGTCTGTATCCCTATAGGGTATAATCTTTGCAAAGTTTCCATATAAATATCTATATTTTCTTTAGAGCCACTATTATTTTTCAATCATCCAGTCTCCTATCGTACAACGTTCACTATCAAAGTTTATCGCCACTTTCACGACCGGAAGTCCACATAAAGCGAAGCGTTCAGGATAATTCTTCAGATTGATCTGTTCTATAGCTTCACCGGCAGTCTTATCAAGCTTCAACTCCATCACATAGAGGGTGGTTTTCGTACGAAGCACCACATCCACACGACCGCGGGGAGTACGGACCTCAACATCCACAAAAGAACCCAATAAGCTGAAAATGATGTAGAACATCTGCTGATAGTGACCTTCATACCTCGTATTATCACAATAAGGAATGGTGGACAAGAAAGTCTGCAGCCGACGCAACGCAGAATCCATATCATCATTACGGATATCACGGGAAAGATAAGCCACCATGGTAGTCGTTTCCCGAGTTTTGCTGGCCACGTAATTAGGTAAAAGGCTTTTCATTAGCCCCAACCGTACTTCTTTATTAGGAATATCCAACGTATACAAGTCAATGCTCTCATCATAATCCTTGATAGTGATATAACCACTCTGATATAACAATGGAATAATATCAGTCATTGTTTCAGTAGGAGCATCAAAAGCGGAAACCTCCGCATGGTTATTACCTATCTCAGAAGGTTCAACACCGAACTTCTCCAACATCTTTATCAAGTATGTAGGAGTACCGCTACCGAACCAGTAGGAACCAAATTTACCGTCCGCGAAAGCATTCAACAGACTGAACGGATTATAGAGGTCGGGAGACGGATAAGTAAAATGATAACCGTCATAATTCTCCTTCAACTTCAGCAAGACTTCTTCAGAGGAAATATTCAGCTTCACAGCTAATCTCTCCACATCCTCTTTCATCTGCGTTAGCATTTCATCCTCCGTTATTCCGCAAATTGCAGCGTATGGCTCATCCATGCTGATATTCTTAATATTATTCAATTCACTAAAGATACTCAACTGAGAGAACTTAGTGATACCCGTCAAAAACACATACTTCAGATAAGGATCACAAGCCTTCAAAGGACTATAGAAGTTACGCATGATATTACGTAATACGCCTAGATTTTCCTTTTCATGCACCACATCAAGCAAAGGAGCGTCATATTCATCTATAAGAACAACAACTTGTCGGCCCGTCTGCTTATAAGCACGTTCTATCAGACCTTGCAACCGCTGATTGACATAAATATCTTCCTCATTTCGACCATAGATTCTTTCATAAGTTGTCAACTTACGTTCCAACTCGCTTATTAATTCATCTTTTCCGACGTGCTTGGCCGTACTCATATCGAAATGAAGAACCGGATACTCTATCCACTCTTTCTCCAACCTTTCCATAGCCAACCCTTGAAACAGATCCTTACGACCAGAGAAATAGCTATGCAAAGTAGAAGCAAGCAAAGACTTACCAAAACGGCGAGGACGGCTCAGAAACACATATTTCGCAAAATGGGTCATGCGATAAACGTATTCCGTCTTATCGATATAAAGGTAATTCTTCTCACGAATTTCAGAAAAAGTCTGTATCCCTATAGGATATAATCTTTGCAAAGCTTCCATATCAATCATATTTTTCACAAAGCTACAAAAAATATCCGTTCAAAAAGCAGGCAGGCAGGAAACTTTTTCCCGCCTGCCTTTACTTCCTTCATTATCGTTTCATCGTTCTCCTCTCTCCCTCTCTTTTTTCTCCCTGTACTTCAGATACAGCAACTTCTCTCTATCCCACGCCGCTTCGGCTTCCTCCATACTGAGGTGATCAAGCAAGAATATGATCACTTCCATGTAATTACTCGATTTGCGATCTACCCCTTTTTTAAATCATTATAGACGGAGTGCCCGATTTCTAGTTCCTCATATACATCCACATTTCTCAAACCCACACGGTCCTGCAACTCTACAATGCAAGTTCCTAAAGCCGCACAACTGACTACTTCTTTTTTCATTCTTTTTTAATGTTAAATATAAAACGATATAGTTAATTATTTTCACTTTCATCCCGACATGTCGGGACGAGGTTTATTTTGTATTTACTAATTTTACGCCATATTATAAAGCACATTTATATTTTTCCGCAAAGGTAGATATTAAAACTCATTACAACAATATAATATGTCAAACAATTACAGAATGTCCTATTTCATGCCTCCCATCGCCCCTCTCAGAGACGAACAGGGACGAATAGTCACTCCCGCCACACTTCTCCCCTTCTGTGAAGTCTCCGTCGAACAGGTTTTCCAGATGATTACCTGCAACGAAAACCTCAGGCTCCTGACCGAGCAAGTACGCAACACCCCGGACATACGGACGGCAAAAGCCACACTCCTGCCCTACGTGACTCCCTGCGGCACATTCACCCGTCGCTCCGGCAAGTGTTTCGTATCCCCCTCACGACTGATAGTGATAGACGTAGACCACCTCGACTCCTATGAAGAAGCCGCCGGAATGCGCCGTACCCTGTTTGACGATCCCTTCCTCCGCCCCGTGCTTGTCTATATCAGCCCGAGCGGACGGGGTGTGAAAGCCTTCATACCCACCGGAATGCCACATCCGACAGACGAGGTACGGAATATCACAGAAAGCACAGACAAAGCAATGCAATATGTCGAAATGGCGTACGGTCCGGAAACGGACAACTCCGCTACGGCAACCGCCAAAGGCGTAGACGGTTCGGGAAAAGACCTGGTAAGGGCCTGTTTCCTGAGCCACGACCCGGAAGCACTGTTCAGAACTATCTAACATAATTTATAATCAATCCTCAAAAAAATGGATGAAATCGAATCTTTACACCGTCTTGTCGAAGCTGTCGAGACGGCAGGGGCAGACATTGCCCCCACTTACATTGAATATGTACAACTGGCCTTTGCCATCGCGACAGACTGCGGTGAAGCCGGACGGGAGTATTTTCACCGCATCTGCCGGTTGTCCGCCAAATATCAACGCGAACACGCCGAACGGGTATTCTCCAACGCGCTCACCACGAAACACGGGGACGTGCATCTAGGCACAGTATTCCATCTCGCCGAAACAGCAGGAGTAACCATCCGCAAAGACGAAGTTATGAACAGCTCCGCAGGTACAAAAGGTACAGTAAATGCACCCCGCCTTTTTTCCACACACACGTGCGCGCGTAATAAGGTACAAAACAACGGAACTTCCGGAGAAGGAGAAGGAGGAGAAGAAGAAGAACTATTGCCCGGCAGTGAACCGCAGCACCCGCTCCCCACCTTCCCCGAAGCCGACTGGCCGGAGTTTCTGCAACGCATCATAAATTACGGCAACACTACGGCACAACATGACATCATGCTGTTGGGAGCATTGACAGCCTTAGGTTCCTGTATGGAACGGCACGTGCG
This window encodes:
- a CDS encoding BT4734/BF3469 family protein, which translates into the protein MSNNYRMSYFMPPIAPLRDEQGRIVTPATLLPFCEVSVEQVFQMITCNENLRLLTEQVRNTPDIRTAKATLLPYVTPCGTFTRRSGKCFVSPSRLIVIDVDHLDSYEEAAGMRRTLFDDPFLRPVLVYISPSGRGVKAFIPTGMPHPTDEVRNITESTDKAMQYVEMAYGPETDNSATATAKGVDGSGKDLVRACFLSHDPEALFRTI
- a CDS encoding ATP-binding protein gives rise to the protein METLQRLYPIGIQTFSEIREKNYLYIDKTEYVYRMTHFAKYVFLSRPRRFGKSLLTSTLHSYFSGRKDLFQGLAMERLEKDWIEYPVLHFDMSMAKHVDKERLERLLDFMLSDYERTFGLDPTAGDANLRLTRLIKCAYEKTGKKVVVLIDEYDAPLLDVVHEKENLGILRNIMRNFYSPLKACDPYLKYVFLTGITKFSQLSIFSELNNIKNISMDEPYAAICGITEDEMLTQMKEDIGMLAAKLNISPEEVLLKLKENYDGYHFTYPSPDIYNPFSLLNAFADGKFGSYWFGSGTPTYLIKMLDEFGVNPSEIGPKQAKASIFDAPTETMTNIAPLLYQSGYITIKDYNKILDLYTLDIPNKEVRLGLMESLLPNYVGNETPEATTMVAYLFYDIQNGDMDSALRRLQTFLSTVPYCDNTKYEGHYQQLFYVIFSLLNYYIDVEVRTPRGRVDVVLRTKTTLYVMELKLDKTAGEAMEQINLKNYPERFALCGLPVVKVAINFDSERCTIGDWMIEK
- a CDS encoding ATP-binding protein, which translates into the protein MEALQRLYPIGIQTFSEIREKNYLYIDKTEYVYRMTHFAKYVFLSRPRRFGKSLLASTLHSYFSGRKDLFQGLAMERLEKEWIEYPVLHFDMSTAKHVGKDELISELERKLTTYERIYGRNEEDIYVNQRLQGLIERAYKQTGRQVVVLIDEYDAPLLDVVHEKENLGVLRNIMRNFYSPLKACDPYLKYVFLTGITKFSQLSIFSELNNIKNISMDEPYAAICGITEDEMLTQMKEDVERLAVKLNISSEEVLLKLKENYDGYHFTYPSPDLYNPFSLLNAFADGKFGSYWFGSGTPTYLIKMLEKFGVEPSEIGNNHAEVSAFDAPTETMTDIIPLLYQSGYITIKDYDESIDLYTLDIPNKEVRLGLMKSLLPNYVASKTRETTTMVAYLSRDIRNDDMDSALRRLQTFLSTIPYCDNTRYEGHYQQMFYIIFSLLGSFVDVEVRTPRGRVDVVLRTKTTLYVMELKLDKTAGEAIEQINLKNYPERFALCGLPVVKVAINFDSERCTIGDWMIEK
- a CDS encoding ATP-binding protein, which encodes METLQRLYPIGIQTFSKIREGNYLYIDKTEYIYQMTHSASSYVFLSRPRRFGKSLLTSTLHSYFSGRKDLFQGLAMERLEKEWIEYPVLHFDMSTAKHVDKEQLLQELNLKLSEHESVYGKGEEEINPNQRLMGLIKRAYEQTGRQVVVLIDEYDAPLLDVVHEKENLGVLRNIMRNFYSPLKACDPYLKYVFLTGITKFSQLSIFSELNNIKNISMDEPYAAICGITEDEMLTQMKEDMERLAAKLNISSEEVLLKLKENYDGYHFTYPSPDIYNPFSLLNAFADGKFGSYWFGSGTPTYLIKMLEKFGVEPSEVGGKTAAVEDFDAPTETMSSITPLLYQSGYITIKGYDSELGLYTLDIPNKEVRVGLMRSLLPYYVSTPTEKTNTMVAYLSRDIRNDDMDSALRRLQTFLSTIPYCDNTRYEGHYQQMFYIIFSLLGSFVDVEVRTPRGRVDVVLRTKTTLYVMELKLDKTAGEAMEQINLKNYPERFALCGLPVVKVAINFDSERCTIGDWMIEK